Proteins found in one Erythrobacter sp. KY5 genomic segment:
- a CDS encoding riboflavin synthase, which yields MFTGIVTAIGTIANVDQRGDLRLRINAPLDPARIDIGASIACSGVCLTVVERGGDKGNAWFDVDVSAETVSRTYGGMWNEGARINIEPSLRVGDELGGHIVTGHVDSVGKVVKAQEVGDSWRVAIRARAEMSPFIAEKGSITVNGVSLTVNDVRDRSDGTCDFMLNIIPHTAEVTTLGDLSEGDEVNLEIDVLARYLKRMQSLAATR from the coding sequence ATGTTCACCGGAATTGTGACCGCCATCGGCACCATCGCGAATGTCGACCAGCGCGGCGACCTGCGCCTTCGCATCAACGCCCCGCTCGATCCTGCGCGGATCGATATCGGCGCTTCGATTGCGTGTTCAGGCGTGTGCCTGACCGTGGTCGAGCGCGGCGGCGATAAGGGCAATGCCTGGTTCGACGTCGACGTTTCCGCCGAAACCGTCAGTCGCACCTATGGCGGCATGTGGAACGAGGGCGCTCGCATCAATATCGAACCGTCCCTGCGGGTGGGAGACGAGTTGGGTGGCCACATCGTCACCGGCCATGTCGATTCGGTCGGAAAGGTAGTGAAAGCTCAGGAAGTGGGCGACAGTTGGCGCGTCGCTATCCGTGCGCGGGCCGAGATGTCGCCTTTCATCGCGGAGAAAGGCTCGATCACGGTCAACGGCGTCTCGCTTACCGTCAATGACGTGCGCGACCGCAGCGACGGGACGTGCGACTTCATGCTCAACATCATCCCGCACACCGCCGAAGTCACAACGCTCGGCGACCTTTCGGAAGGCGACGAGGTCAATCTCGAGATCGACGTGCTCGCCCGCTATCTGAAGCGAATGCAGAGCCTCGCCGCCACGCGCTAG
- the ribD gene encoding bifunctional diaminohydroxyphosphoribosylaminopyrimidine deaminase/5-amino-6-(5-phosphoribosylamino)uracil reductase RibD, translating into MSATARLAGRARPVARPNPGVAALLVRDDQVIARGWTQAGGRPHAEAIALVGFEEGGAKGATLYVTLEPCAHQSERGPACTDLVMAARPSRVVIGQSDPDPRTAGLGARRIERAGIAVTVLGDDASRQSLAGYLTRAAHGRPHVTLKLAMSLDGAIALASGESQWITGDAARAHVHSRRAQHDAILVGGGTWRADKPRLDVRLHGLEARSPDRVLLTRGVAPDGVTVINEPAQIATLQGVQYLYVEGGAGAAASFLAKDMVDELHIYRAPIVIGGGLPALGDIGLSSLSDAHERWRLSESRQLGSDTFTAYLRTR; encoded by the coding sequence ATGTCCGCCACGGCGCGGCTGGCCGGGCGTGCGCGTCCGGTCGCCCGCCCCAATCCCGGCGTTGCCGCCTTGCTGGTGCGCGACGATCAGGTAATCGCGCGCGGCTGGACACAAGCAGGCGGCCGCCCTCATGCAGAAGCCATCGCACTGGTCGGGTTTGAAGAGGGCGGCGCAAAAGGCGCGACGCTTTACGTGACCCTTGAGCCTTGCGCCCACCAATCCGAGCGCGGCCCCGCCTGCACCGATCTCGTTATGGCGGCCCGCCCGTCGCGAGTGGTGATAGGCCAGAGCGATCCTGACCCGCGCACCGCAGGCCTTGGCGCCAGACGCATCGAGCGAGCCGGGATTGCGGTCACGGTACTTGGCGACGACGCGTCGCGCCAAAGCCTTGCCGGATACCTTACCCGCGCCGCTCATGGTCGCCCGCATGTCACGCTCAAGCTCGCGATGAGCCTTGACGGGGCAATCGCACTCGCATCGGGCGAAAGCCAGTGGATCACCGGAGACGCCGCGCGCGCGCACGTCCATTCGCGCCGCGCACAGCATGACGCGATCCTTGTCGGCGGCGGCACGTGGCGCGCTGACAAGCCGCGACTGGACGTGCGCCTGCATGGGCTCGAAGCGCGCAGCCCTGACCGGGTGCTTCTCACAAGAGGCGTCGCACCCGATGGGGTGACGGTCATCAACGAACCGGCGCAGATCGCGACGCTCCAAGGCGTGCAATATCTCTATGTCGAAGGCGGAGCAGGAGCCGCCGCTAGCTTTCTGGCCAAAGACATGGTCGATGAGCTTCACATCTACCGCGCGCCCATCGTGATCGGTGGGGGATTGCCCGCGCTTGGCGACATCGGCCTTTCCTCGCTATCGGACGCTCACGAGCGGTGGCGCCTCAGCGAAAGCCGTCAGCTTGGCAGCGACACGTTCACCGCCTATCTGCGCACCCGATAG
- a CDS encoding DUF4402 domain-containing protein: MTLAAASLAVPALIGADAPVRAQGNCPNCDLPPGCRGNGNQRPPPGNGNGNRNRNCQRISITIESDIDFGRVVLLGSGEARVLLDLESGRKTVIGDVDDLGGMPITGRAMIQGAPFEEVVISLPSEIGMRDPTGGTARVREFVTDLDGFPRLDSDGQLEFRFSGTLVIEAETDASGNLRGRVPITVEYP; this comes from the coding sequence TTGACCCTCGCAGCGGCCAGCCTTGCCGTCCCGGCGCTCATCGGAGCGGATGCACCCGTGCGCGCGCAGGGTAATTGCCCCAATTGCGACCTGCCCCCCGGTTGCCGCGGCAATGGCAACCAACGCCCGCCTCCGGGTAACGGAAACGGCAATCGGAACCGCAACTGCCAGCGGATCAGCATCACCATCGAAAGCGATATCGACTTTGGCCGCGTCGTCCTGTTGGGCAGCGGCGAAGCGCGGGTGCTGCTCGATCTTGAAAGCGGTCGCAAGACCGTTATCGGCGATGTCGATGATCTTGGCGGGATGCCGATCACGGGCCGCGCGATGATCCAGGGCGCGCCGTTCGAAGAGGTCGTCATCAGCCTGCCGAGCGAGATCGGAATGCGCGATCCCACCGGCGGAACCGCGCGCGTGCGCGAATTCGTCACCGACCTCGATGGCTTTCCAAGGCTCGATTCCGACGGGCAACTGGAGTTCCGTTTTTCCGGCACTCTCGTGATCGAGGCCGAGACCGACGCCAGCGGTAATTTGCGCGGACGGGTGCCGATTACCGTCGAATATCCCTGA
- a CDS encoding M48 family metallopeptidase: MIDWLKRAPIDPEIELGGETVPIILRRHATAKRLTLRLAPDGSEVRITLPSWARSAEAIAFAHTRRDWLVEQHARVPRREVPGPGGSLLYRGEPKAIAWEETAARRPALCGNSVRLGGPKAGLEGRLRRWLEREALALFEADMRDYTAAAALSPVPTALSRAQKRWGSCSDKSRIRINWRLVQAPDFVRRSVVAHEVAHLVHFDHSPAFHALLGDIYEGEISEADRWLKQNGRSLYAAFG; the protein is encoded by the coding sequence GTGATCGACTGGCTCAAACGCGCTCCGATCGACCCAGAGATCGAGCTTGGCGGTGAGACTGTTCCGATCATCCTGCGCCGCCACGCGACTGCCAAACGCCTGACGCTGCGGCTTGCGCCCGATGGGAGCGAGGTTCGCATCACCTTGCCAAGCTGGGCGCGTTCGGCGGAGGCGATTGCCTTTGCGCACACCCGGCGCGACTGGCTTGTCGAACAGCACGCCCGGGTGCCACGGCGCGAAGTTCCCGGCCCCGGCGGGTCGTTGCTTTATCGCGGAGAACCCAAGGCAATCGCCTGGGAAGAGACGGCAGCGCGCCGCCCTGCGCTTTGCGGCAATTCGGTGCGGCTGGGCGGTCCGAAAGCCGGCCTTGAAGGCAGGCTGCGGCGCTGGCTTGAGCGTGAGGCGCTGGCGCTGTTCGAAGCCGATATGCGCGACTATACCGCCGCCGCCGCGCTTTCGCCTGTTCCCACCGCCCTTTCGCGCGCGCAGAAACGCTGGGGCAGCTGTTCGGACAAGTCGCGCATCCGCATCAATTGGCGGCTGGTTCAGGCGCCCGATTTCGTGCGCCGCTCCGTCGTCGCCCACGAAGTCGCGCATCTGGTCCACTTCGACCACAGCCCGGCTTTTCACGCGCTGCTGGGCGACATTTACGAGGGCGAGATCAGCGAAGCCGATCGCTGGCTCAAACAAAACGGGCGCAGCCTTTACGCCGCTTTCGGCTAA
- a CDS encoding YcgN family cysteine cluster protein — MSGPTLRDTFWELPLDQLTRAEWEALCDGCGRCCLHKIEDADTGEIEDTNVACKLLDCSTAQCSDYRNRKAFVPDCLRLTLSIVEDVPWLPTTCAYRRRAAGRKLPDWHYLISGDREAVVRAGVSVAGRVISEDDAGPLEHHIVEWGPPKQTVTVGFAATQED, encoded by the coding sequence ATGAGCGGGCCCACTTTGCGTGACACATTCTGGGAGCTGCCGCTCGATCAGCTCACGCGCGCCGAGTGGGAAGCCTTGTGCGATGGGTGCGGGCGCTGCTGCCTGCACAAGATCGAGGACGCCGACACCGGCGAGATCGAGGACACCAACGTCGCCTGCAAGCTGCTCGATTGCAGCACCGCGCAATGCAGCGATTATCGCAACCGCAAGGCCTTCGTACCCGATTGCCTCCGCCTGACGCTCTCCATCGTCGAGGACGTGCCGTGGCTTCCCACGACCTGCGCCTATCGCCGCCGCGCGGCTGGACGCAAATTGCCCGACTGGCACTACCTCATCAGCGGCGACCGCGAGGCTGTTGTTCGCGCGGGCGTATCGGTTGCGGGACGCGTCATCAGCGAGGATGATGCAGGGCCTCTCGAACACCATATCGTCGAATGGGGCCCGCCCAAGCAGACGGTGACGGTGGGCTTCGCCGCAACGCAGGAGGATTGA
- a CDS encoding SCO family protein: protein MNTLAKSSRFTLAASFFAPLALMLSACGNEPAVPVEPPLYGATIGGEFDLQNTSGEAVKWADFNGRYRIVYFGYAYCPDICPTDVQRTVQGLNQFTDENPELGEQVQPIFISIDPDRDTPEVVEEFTNAFSERLIGLTGSPEQIADAAKTFGVYYTKLDSPSPDTYLMDHSRTVLLFGPQGEPLALLPADLGADAVAEELGKWVT, encoded by the coding sequence ATGAACACCCTAGCAAAGTCCTCCCGTTTCACTCTCGCCGCATCGTTCTTTGCGCCGCTCGCATTGATGCTGTCGGCTTGTGGTAATGAGCCTGCCGTGCCGGTCGAACCGCCGCTTTACGGCGCGACCATCGGTGGCGAGTTCGACCTTCAAAACACCAGCGGAGAGGCGGTCAAGTGGGCCGATTTCAATGGGCGTTATCGCATCGTCTATTTTGGTTACGCCTATTGCCCCGACATCTGCCCGACAGACGTCCAGCGCACCGTGCAGGGCCTCAACCAGTTCACCGACGAAAACCCTGAGCTGGGCGAGCAGGTACAGCCGATCTTTATCTCGATCGACCCAGACCGCGACACGCCCGAAGTGGTCGAGGAGTTCACCAACGCCTTTTCCGAGCGCTTGATCGGCCTCACCGGATCGCCTGAACAGATCGCAGACGCGGCGAAGACTTTCGGCGTCTATTACACCAAGCTCGACAGCCCCTCGCCCGACACATACCTGATGGACCACTCGCGCACCGTGCTTTTGTTCGGCCCGCAGGGTGAGCCGCTGGCGCTGCTTCCCGCCGATCTTGGCGCGGATGCGGTTGCCGAAGAGCTCGGCAAATGGGTCACCTGA